From the Erpetoichthys calabaricus chromosome 12, fErpCal1.3, whole genome shotgun sequence genome, the window CACCATCACAGACTgtcatttcatttgtttctgATGGACAAACCCATGTTCTGTATAGTTGCCAGTCAGGAGATTGGGTGGTGTTGTGGCACTTAACATTGGAATGTAgcccctatttaagatggtggcatacATATCCAAACATCCCCTCTTTGAATGAAAATCTTGTGTTAGACGAAGCCAAGATTTTAGTGGTAGGACACATGGCCTCCTTCCTGGAATTTAATTCTCATTGTGTGTTTTGGCTTATTTGTTGTCTCTTTAATGAGTTTGACTTTTTCCTGGGCCCTCAGATTAGACTTGTGCATTAATCTCTCAGGCCTTTCTACTACTAATCCTCTGGACACTCTTTCACTACGAAGTGTCTTTAACACTGAGAACTCTACCCACAACTTGAGTTATTTGTGTGAATCTTTGAGTGTGATTTGAGCTTTCCAGAGCGATTAAAGCTCTCCCCACATTGTGAACACTTATACGGCTTTTCCCCGGTATGAATTCGCTTATGTATCTTAAAACCTGAGGCTTGACTGAAACATTTCCCACAATCAGTGCAAAAAtacggtttttctccagtgtgcttCCTCTGGTGAGCTTTAAGGTTAGACAAATGGCTGTAACGCTTTCCACACTCGAGACAGCTGTATGGTTTCTCCCCAGTGTGGACTCTCTGGTGTATCTTAAAGTTTCCAGAACGACTGAAGCGTTTTCCACATTCTAAACAGTTGTAAGGTTTCTCCCCAGTATGGATTCTCTGGTGCAGTTGAAGATTTCCTAAACAAGAGAAGGTCTTCCCACAGTCtgaacaattaaataatttatttcccATATGCCTGTTCTGATGTGTTGTAACTTCTCCAAGTTTGCTGAaccttttcccacattcagagcaaCTATACGGCTTCTCTCTTGTATGAATTTTCTGATGTATCTTGTAATTTCCCAGACGATTGAATCTTTTCCCGCATTCTGAACATTCGTATGGCTTTTCACCAGTATGAATTTTCTGGTGCATTTTATATGTCCCTAAACGTTTGAAGCTCTTTCCACATTCGAAACAGCTGAATGGTTTCTCCCCAGTATGAACTCTCTGGTGTGTCTGTAAGCTTCCCAAACATGAGAAGGTTTTTGCACATTTGGGACAATTAAACAATTTCCCTCCAGTATGCTTTTTTTGGTGTATCATGATGCCTGCAGAAGAACTAAACCTCTTCCCACATTCAGGACAACCGTATGGCTTCTCTCTAGTGTGGCTTCTTTGGTGGGCTTTCAGGTTTCCTAAACGATTGAAATTCttgccacattctggacagccaAACGGTttttctccggtgtgaattctctGGTGCGTTTTATAGTTTTCTAAACGACCAAAGCTTTTCCCACATTCAGCACAACTATAtggcttctcaccagtgtgaatcCTTTTGTGTGCTTTCAGATGACAAGACTGAATGAAGCTCTTCTCACATTCGTCACAACTATATGGCTTCTGGCCAGAGTGGATTCTGTGGTGAATCTTTAACTTTGACAAACAACTGAAGGTCTTTCCACACTCGCTACACCTCACACAATTAACAGATGAATCGAAACTCGCATGGTTGTCCTGCTCGTGGGTTACTTTAGAAGCTGCAAGGCTACCTTCAGGCTGCTCCTCCTTAATTTCTGTATCTTCCAGGTTAGACTCAATTAAGTTATTATGTAAGAAAATTTGAATTTCACACAATTCATCTTTCACCGACACAGAAACTGGATCAAGGAACTCTTCTTTCATCGGAACCGATGCCGTGATATTCACTTTGTCTTCATCGAGTAAATGTCCTTCCACCttttcactttctccacattgaGCGGTGTGTAATTGGTTGTGTTGAGATGTTTCCCTGCAGGCTGGAGAAGCCATGAACTCTTGAGCGTCGTCCAAACTGATGAGTTCTTCTTTTACTAAATTGGGGAGCACAGCTGCATGAATACAAAACAGACACATCAAAATTACTAAAATGTAtatgataaaaattaaacttaGAAAAGatcagtttctttcttttgtgttaaCAAAATAAATGCTAAAAGGTTCACTGGGATAAGCAGAGCGCATGTCTGCATTTGCTCAAACAGCAGTGTGTAATGGAGGAGCAGGCTGAAGTAGCATTGCACTATAAAACTCTATATACAGCATCTCCAGTTTGGTAACACAGCGGCGTGTACACAACTGCTAAGAAAACAGCTAATCATGTGAGCACGACTGCACCACCAACTACAGTGCCCCCCACAATGTTCTGGGCAAAGACCCATTTCTCCTCAATTTCCCCttgtgctccacagtttaaaagtacaactcaaacaactcagatgtgattaaagtgcacactgcagactttcatttaagggaatttgcatacattttggtcatagCTTGTAAAAATGACTGCACTTTTCtacaggccccccccccccccatttcagggcatcataatgtttggacacagcaatggcaggtctattaaagccatcaatTTAGGACTTTGTTGAATATCCCTTGCATGAAATGACTATGTGAATCCtctgattcacagacatcaccaggtttaaattaaggaaaaatgtgtctttgtcccaaacattataaagGGCGCTGTATATGAGGATTTATTACCCATAAGTATATGAAGCAACCACATGAAAGAGATGAGGTAGAAATGCGTCCTGGTGGAatcctactatataaaagcggtcaggattgtccttccgtcccggaGTGCAAAGTGtcgcggtattccgcttatcacagacttattACTTGCGCCTTGCAGTATGAAGCGACgcaatgtgagcagagttctggtgctcccatcattcccttgcttttgtgcgcgatgcgctggaaaaatagacaaaattatgtctctggaaataattaacgTTGAttgagtacaaatgcctcactgcgtagtaaatatcaggggagatggtgcttgcttattctcatctatagcttatttagtgcatgaaactgtctttagcggtacagattcaggctgacattgtacgacatgttttaagtaattggtcaaggtgtcagccatttacaatgatgccgtcaggaatctcttaagacaaatgagcttcagtatctcactgaaatgtcaaagtctcaaacttatggtaccatttctgagctaatggaaGCGgaagagttgttcccctatgagtttcaaatatattattatggagtcctacactccaagtttggagaGGCACTCGAGAgattcgggagatgttatgaatgggcactttgatgttctcattccctacacttacatgcctgatgtacacatggagcgcacacaaattgaggataaaagtcggtcaccTTAAAAGGCAGGTAAGCCAAGTAATAATATATTCCCCTAGGGTGCCAGAAGGGAGGTCACAGCCATGGAGAGCATTGtctaacccaggggtgggcaaagtcattcctggagggccgcagtggccacgggtttttgttccaacccagttgcttaattagaaaacaatccttgccaatagatacatttcatggcttgttagtgctttaactctgccatgtcaagtcattctcctattctagatttttttttcca encodes:
- the LOC114661939 gene encoding gastrula zinc finger protein XlCGF57.1-like produces the protein MAKSAAVVVDSDLRGQSASSIIHVARATSPAIVKEQNGEDRVSGVKREEQESPDSKTVLPNLVKEELISLDDAQEFMASPACRETSQHNQLHTAQCGESEKVEGHLLDEDKVNITASVPMKEEFLDPVSVSVKDELCEIQIFLHNNLIESNLEDTEIKEEQPEGSLAASKVTHEQDNHASFDSSVNCVRCSECGKTFSCLSKLKIHHRIHSGQKPYSCDECEKSFIQSCHLKAHKRIHTGEKPYSCAECGKSFGRLENYKTHQRIHTGEKPFGCPECGKNFNRLGNLKAHQRSHTREKPYGCPECGKRFSSSAGIMIHQKKHTGGKLFNCPKCAKTFSCLGSLQTHQRVHTGEKPFSCFECGKSFKRLGTYKMHQKIHTGEKPYECSECGKRFNRLGNYKIHQKIHTREKPYSCSECGKRFSKLGEVTTHQNRHMGNKLFNCSDCGKTFSCLGNLQLHQRIHTGEKPYNCLECGKRFSRSGNFKIHQRVHTGEKPYSCLECGKRYSHLSNLKAHQRKHTGEKPYFCTDCGKCFSQASGFKIHKRIHTGEKPYKCSQCGESFNRSGKLKSHSKIHTNNSSCG